In a genomic window of Flavobacterium lipolyticum:
- a CDS encoding phage tail protein, giving the protein MSYPLSKFHFSVDWGGTKIGFTEVSGLDVETEVIEYRQGASPEYSKIKMPGMQKFSNITLKRGTFKSDNEYYAWWNTVKLNTIERRDITIKLLDEEHNPVITWKVKNAWPTKIQSTDLKADGNEVAIESMELVHEGLSIQND; this is encoded by the coding sequence ATGAGTTATCCGCTATCAAAGTTTCATTTCTCAGTTGACTGGGGTGGAACAAAAATAGGATTTACAGAAGTTTCGGGATTAGATGTCGAAACTGAGGTTATTGAATACCGTCAGGGAGCAAGTCCCGAGTACAGCAAGATCAAAATGCCAGGCATGCAGAAATTCTCCAACATCACACTGAAAAGAGGAACTTTTAAAAGTGATAATGAGTATTATGCCTGGTGGAATACGGTAAAATTAAATACCATAGAAAGAAGGGATATTACCATCAAATTACTGGACGAAGAACACAATCCTGTAATCACCTGGAAAGTAAAAAATGCATGGCCTACCAAAATTCAATCCACTGATTTAAAAGCCGACGGAAACGAAGTCGCTATTGAATCTATGGAATTGGTTCACGAAGGTTTATCGATTCAAAATGACTAA
- a CDS encoding phage tail sheath C-terminal domain-containing protein translates to MATTYKTPGVYVEEIVKFPPSVAQVETAIPAFIGYTEKATNKINGDLKLKPTRITSLLEYERFFGLAKPETTISVTINDVSTDNGDVRSIIVDQPTSKQPFLMYYSLQLFFANGGGPCYIVSVGRYGNDLDDADSAVTAINNSNALKSGLAEIEKVDEPTLLLFPDATKVSGITITDYYGLYNDALTQCQNLQDRFTLIDTLNYDESSPTDANIDDLRNKVSSEKDTIKYGAAYYPHLETILDYAFDASKIVLKHYSYTAKAYDQIAVGLVPIEDPATGIAATVTKLVNEPVAGDIAGQISDLLLQMYSNNATGFDLGGTFASSPAKKTAFLNKLNPLLTTLETLSILKSSLNDEANAAISTISDEDPGIANTITSTLNTFNLIFTAPGKIDAVYKNLKALKKKIQDENTDPKLKKILLTDTLNFDTEIKKLVTYTPLNAQTGISGLVNNFSGIAAALTALLNAIKSVSGKDLNNGELNGRKLSALEAIDNATYNKILTEIYNLPITLPPSSAIAGVYARVDKDRGVWKAPANVSLNYVIKPTVKITNNIQDGLNVDTVAGKSINAIRSFTGKGTLVWGSRTLAGNDNEWRYVPVRRFFNMAEESIKKATEQFVFEPNDANTWIRVRAMIENFLILQWRAGALAGAKPEQAFYVRIGLGQTMSAIDILEGRLIVEIGMAVVRPAEFIILRFSHKMQES, encoded by the coding sequence ATGGCAACAACTTACAAAACACCCGGGGTATATGTTGAGGAAATCGTAAAATTTCCTCCTTCTGTTGCCCAGGTAGAAACAGCAATTCCCGCTTTTATTGGCTATACTGAAAAAGCTACAAACAAGATTAATGGAGATTTGAAATTAAAGCCCACCCGAATAACCTCTCTCTTAGAGTACGAACGTTTTTTTGGTCTTGCAAAACCGGAAACAACCATTAGTGTTACCATCAATGATGTTTCTACGGATAATGGTGATGTTAGATCTATTATTGTAGATCAGCCTACTTCAAAGCAGCCCTTTTTGATGTATTATTCGCTGCAATTGTTTTTTGCAAATGGCGGTGGTCCTTGCTACATTGTTTCAGTAGGGCGTTATGGCAATGATTTAGACGATGCAGATTCTGCTGTTACTGCGATCAACAACAGTAATGCACTAAAAAGCGGATTAGCAGAAATAGAAAAAGTAGATGAACCTACTTTGTTATTGTTTCCCGACGCCACAAAAGTATCAGGAATCACGATTACGGATTACTACGGATTGTACAACGATGCGCTGACCCAATGCCAAAATCTTCAGGACAGATTTACACTGATTGATACACTTAATTATGATGAATCAAGCCCTACAGATGCAAATATAGACGATTTAAGAAATAAAGTGAGTTCTGAAAAAGATACTATTAAATACGGAGCAGCTTATTATCCCCATTTAGAAACCATACTTGATTATGCTTTTGATGCAAGTAAAATTGTCTTAAAACACTATTCTTATACGGCAAAAGCCTACGATCAAATTGCTGTGGGATTAGTACCTATTGAAGACCCCGCAACCGGAATAGCTGCTACGGTAACCAAATTGGTAAACGAACCAGTAGCGGGCGATATTGCCGGACAGATTAGTGATCTGTTGTTGCAGATGTATAGTAATAATGCCACCGGTTTTGATTTAGGCGGAACCTTCGCGAGCAGCCCTGCCAAAAAAACGGCTTTCTTAAATAAACTGAACCCTTTACTGACTACTTTGGAAACTTTATCCATATTAAAGAGTTCATTAAACGATGAAGCCAATGCTGCCATCAGTACCATCTCAGACGAAGATCCGGGAATTGCAAACACCATCACCTCAACCCTGAATACTTTCAATTTAATATTTACGGCTCCAGGTAAAATCGATGCTGTCTATAAAAATTTAAAAGCGTTAAAGAAAAAAATACAGGATGAAAACACAGATCCTAAACTGAAAAAAATTCTACTAACCGACACTTTAAATTTTGACACAGAAATAAAAAAACTGGTAACGTATACTCCACTGAATGCTCAAACCGGAATCAGCGGACTAGTCAATAATTTCTCAGGCATTGCCGCTGCCCTTACCGCGCTTTTGAATGCTATTAAATCGGTTAGCGGAAAAGATTTAAATAATGGAGAATTAAACGGAAGAAAATTAAGTGCTCTGGAAGCAATTGACAACGCTACTTACAATAAAATCCTTACCGAAATTTACAACCTTCCTATAACACTTCCTCCTAGTTCGGCTATTGCAGGAGTCTATGCCAGAGTCGACAAAGACAGAGGGGTTTGGAAAGCGCCAGCCAATGTAAGTCTGAACTATGTCATAAAACCTACCGTTAAAATTACCAACAATATTCAGGACGGTTTAAATGTTGATACGGTTGCCGGTAAATCGATCAATGCCATCAGAAGTTTCACTGGTAAAGGAACGTTGGTTTGGGGCTCCCGAACATTAGCCGGAAACGATAACGAATGGCGTTATGTACCGGTGAGACGTTTCTTTAATATGGCCGAAGAATCCATCAAAAAAGCGACCGAACAATTTGTATTTGAACCTAACGATGCCAACACCTGGATACGCGTGCGAGCCATGATAGAAAATTTCCTGATTCTGCAATGGAGAGCCGGAGCATTGGCAGGAGCTAAACCGGAACAGGCTTTTTATGTCAGAATCGGACTGGGGCAAACCATGTCGGCTATAGACATTCTCGAAGGCCGATTAATTGTCGAAATTGGAATGGCAGTAGTTCGTCCGGCGGAATTTATCATACTTCGCTTCTCTCACAAAATGCAGGAATCTTAA
- a CDS encoding DUF4255 domain-containing protein: MIFEVIQIITEQVNNYLDEIGLEKTVVPENIAFLESQNETVSGNLEDKVALTLINLDEEATLKNFPNHIVQGNKTIYKNSVINLNLYLLFSANRTIYINSLNDISKIITFFQGKKLFTQSDTIYNRNNVAMANIDNFRFTVELYTPTFEELNYIWGTLGGKQLPSALYKVSMIQIERNIAQSEGPLISRIKGITKTRKQS; encoded by the coding sequence ATGATTTTTGAAGTTATTCAGATTATTACAGAACAAGTCAACAACTACCTCGATGAAATTGGGTTAGAAAAAACGGTTGTGCCTGAAAACATTGCTTTTCTGGAGTCACAAAATGAAACGGTATCCGGAAATCTGGAAGATAAGGTAGCACTTACTCTTATCAATCTGGATGAAGAAGCGACTTTGAAAAACTTTCCCAATCACATTGTTCAAGGCAACAAAACGATCTATAAAAACAGTGTCATCAACTTAAATCTGTACCTGCTCTTTAGCGCCAACAGAACCATATACATCAACTCTTTAAATGATATTTCGAAAATCATTACTTTTTTTCAGGGGAAAAAACTTTTTACACAGTCTGATACTATTTACAACCGAAATAATGTGGCCATGGCCAATATCGACAACTTCAGATTTACCGTTGAGCTTTACACCCCCACTTTTGAAGAATTGAACTATATCTGGGGGACTCTGGGCGGCAAACAGCTTCCATCGGCTTTGTACAAGGTGAGCATGATACAAATTGAACGCAATATTGCTCAAAGTGAAGGACCACTTATCAGCAGAATTAAGGGTATAACGAAAACAAGAAAACAATCATGA
- a CDS encoding alpha-keto acid decarboxylase family protein: MKPTKEFTVADYLLTRLKQLNVTEVFQIPGDYVKHFTQALEDFNGIKTIGTSNELDASYAADAYARTRGLGAVSLQYGVSTYSALNAIAGAYVERSPVVVISATPGADARQIGNMYNVLYHHSTGNLNADQEIFERVTVAAETLSSSVDAPEKIDNLIIAALTHQRPVYIACYKEVWGEPCPKPSNKKLEPKIIKSEAAELENAVSQAWTQISQSKKPLIFAGVELLRHNLSKQLEELIKVSGMLYTTTSLGKTVLDEKGDKFIGTYSDQASIPEVIKIVEASDCILSLGTIITDDYLWLVENKFSAMIQVTTQEMRVGYFTYENVTLKDFIEALTERFKKASGYPLKAVAPAQPKFPEPWRSNSDPKYNKTPEVITFNRFFERATYFLEKQKMLDDIVFTFGVSSSMYVATNMYGLSKNAFISSAAWQCIGFETGAASGAQLGSGKQAWTIAGDGGFMMVAQALSTLVKYKINSVIFVMSNGVYAIEQVYVDMDSFKEGSSHKFDEFDILPKWDYQALAKAFGAKSYRAETVKELDEVLLKLKEKTDLPTLVEIVIPQKDLAQQMERLGNE; this comes from the coding sequence ATGAAACCTACAAAAGAATTTACAGTTGCAGATTATCTGCTCACCCGACTCAAACAATTAAATGTTACCGAGGTCTTTCAGATCCCGGGCGATTATGTGAAACATTTTACACAAGCTCTCGAAGACTTTAACGGAATTAAAACCATTGGAACATCAAATGAATTAGATGCTTCGTATGCAGCAGACGCCTATGCCCGTACCCGAGGTTTAGGAGCGGTATCTTTGCAATATGGGGTAAGTACTTACAGCGCATTGAATGCCATTGCCGGTGCTTATGTCGAACGCAGTCCTGTGGTTGTAATTAGCGCTACACCCGGAGCAGACGCAAGGCAAATTGGAAATATGTACAATGTACTTTATCACCATTCTACAGGCAATCTCAATGCCGATCAGGAAATTTTTGAAAGAGTAACCGTTGCGGCCGAAACGCTGAGCAGCTCTGTAGATGCTCCTGAAAAAATCGATAACTTAATTATTGCGGCACTTACACATCAGCGTCCGGTTTATATAGCCTGTTATAAAGAGGTATGGGGTGAACCTTGTCCTAAACCTTCCAATAAAAAATTAGAACCTAAGATCATAAAAAGCGAAGCAGCGGAATTGGAGAATGCAGTTTCGCAAGCCTGGACACAAATCAGTCAGTCAAAAAAACCGCTGATTTTTGCAGGAGTAGAGCTTTTACGACACAATTTATCAAAGCAGTTAGAGGAACTTATTAAAGTAAGTGGAATGCTGTACACTACAACGTCACTCGGAAAAACAGTTCTTGATGAGAAAGGAGATAAGTTTATAGGAACGTACTCTGATCAGGCTTCGATACCCGAAGTGATTAAAATAGTCGAAGCTTCAGACTGCATTTTGTCTTTGGGAACGATTATTACCGATGACTATTTATGGCTGGTAGAAAATAAATTTTCAGCTATGATCCAGGTAACCACACAGGAAATGCGGGTAGGTTATTTTACTTATGAAAATGTAACCTTAAAAGATTTCATTGAAGCCTTAACCGAACGTTTCAAAAAAGCTTCTGGATATCCTTTAAAAGCAGTAGCTCCCGCTCAGCCAAAATTTCCCGAACCATGGCGATCCAACTCAGACCCTAAATACAACAAAACTCCCGAAGTAATAACATTCAACCGCTTTTTTGAGAGAGCCACTTATTTTCTGGAAAAACAAAAAATGCTGGACGATATCGTATTCACTTTTGGGGTCAGTTCTTCTATGTATGTAGCCACCAATATGTACGGATTATCTAAGAATGCCTTTATTTCTTCTGCTGCCTGGCAGTGTATCGGTTTTGAAACTGGTGCTGCTTCCGGAGCTCAGTTAGGAAGTGGTAAACAAGCCTGGACTATCGCAGGTGACGGTGGTTTTATGATGGTAGCACAAGCGCTTTCGACCCTGGTAAAATACAAAATCAACTCTGTAATCTTCGTGATGAGCAATGGGGTATATGCCATCGAACAGGTATATGTTGACATGGACTCTTTTAAAGAAGGTTCGTCTCATAAGTTTGATGAATTTGATATTCTTCCAAAATGGGACTATCAGGCACTTGCCAAAGCATTTGGAGCAAAGAGCTACCGTGCTGAAACCGTAAAAGAATTAGACGAAGTACTTCTTAAACTAAAGGAAAAAACAGATCTGCCCACTCTGGTAGAAATTGTAATTCCTCAAAAAGACCTGGCACAGCAGATGGAAAGGCTGGGGAATGAATAA
- a CDS encoding S41 family peptidase, translating to MKNITKKHPKTMYRTSITTTICFYKRITNAFTNPKNLLSVFTLLWLFSFSCTIQAQSSAKIMKDSLMLYNKVLSPKQMQEDLKILRTINEKANSGLYQYRSKKQVDSIYNGAFKSIKKPMSTIEFYKIMLRLSDYEGSLHNYTIPDLDLINFLNRQKSFFPFPLVYINGQIIFDGQSSDIPPGSRIKSINGINDAQLMRSFYKYYTTDGHHLVQKLSASVNKSFGLNYLLEYGLCDEFIIEYSVPKSEALQKTVLRAVTLKERTANLKNRFSAPVTDLLDYKKQSPYSFRMINPATGLLNLRFFGMAYGSDDPKFKPYVRFLDSIFTALDKNKVANLIIDVRNNPGGSDPNFEQPVMYLTDKPFKENEKAVILFDPNVLPLEKYFWGTSTSERMDSTALKAGKEYLKSLYPVFQNNISIQDQKYNPVYHPKSPLFKGKLYLLINENVASAASHFASLVKAYVDNVTIVGLETVGGYYVHNGHSPLVYELPNSKVKTQFSIVNVVQDAPKKANQPEGHGIMPDYEVWPTLDDFFEQKDTQMEFVLKLIAK from the coding sequence TTGAAAAATATTACAAAAAAACATCCCAAAACCATGTACCGTACCTCTATTACTACAACTATTTGTTTTTATAAACGAATAACGAACGCATTTACGAATCCTAAAAATCTGCTGTCGGTTTTTACCCTCTTATGGCTGTTTTCGTTCTCCTGTACTATTCAGGCCCAAAGCTCTGCTAAGATCATGAAGGATAGTTTGATGCTGTACAATAAAGTACTTTCGCCAAAACAAATGCAGGAGGATCTTAAAATACTTCGAACAATAAACGAAAAAGCAAATTCCGGTTTGTATCAATACCGCTCTAAAAAACAGGTAGACAGTATTTACAACGGTGCCTTTAAAAGTATTAAAAAGCCCATGAGCACTATCGAGTTTTACAAAATAATGCTTCGCCTGTCCGATTATGAAGGAAGTTTACACAATTACACCATTCCCGATCTCGATTTAATCAACTTTCTGAACAGACAAAAGTCCTTTTTCCCTTTTCCTCTAGTCTATATTAACGGACAAATTATTTTTGACGGTCAATCATCGGATATCCCTCCAGGTTCAAGAATAAAAAGTATAAACGGAATAAATGATGCACAATTAATGCGCTCTTTCTACAAATATTATACAACAGATGGTCATCATCTTGTCCAAAAATTATCGGCCAGTGTCAATAAATCGTTTGGATTAAACTACCTGCTCGAATATGGTCTTTGTGATGAATTTATTATAGAATACAGCGTACCAAAATCGGAGGCTCTTCAAAAAACAGTGCTTCGTGCCGTAACGCTAAAGGAAAGAACAGCCAATCTTAAAAACAGGTTTAGTGCTCCGGTTACTGATTTACTAGATTATAAAAAACAGTCTCCGTATAGCTTCCGTATGATTAACCCCGCTACAGGTTTGTTGAATCTAAGATTTTTTGGTATGGCCTATGGATCAGACGATCCTAAGTTTAAACCCTATGTTCGATTTTTGGACAGCATTTTTACAGCACTGGACAAAAATAAGGTTGCTAATCTGATCATTGATGTTAGAAATAATCCGGGAGGCAGTGATCCTAACTTCGAACAGCCTGTTATGTACCTTACCGATAAACCCTTCAAGGAAAATGAAAAGGCTGTCATCCTATTCGACCCTAATGTTTTACCTCTCGAAAAGTATTTTTGGGGTACTTCAACTTCAGAACGAATGGATAGTACTGCTCTAAAAGCGGGAAAAGAATACCTGAAATCACTGTATCCGGTATTCCAAAACAACATCAGTATTCAGGATCAGAAATACAATCCGGTTTACCATCCTAAATCGCCGCTCTTTAAAGGCAAGCTTTATCTTTTGATTAATGAAAATGTGGCATCAGCTGCTTCCCATTTTGCTTCTTTGGTAAAAGCATATGTAGATAATGTTACCATAGTAGGTCTGGAAACCGTTGGAGGTTACTACGTTCACAACGGACATTCACCATTGGTTTACGAACTTCCTAACTCAAAAGTAAAAACACAATTTTCAATTGTAAATGTCGTACAGGATGCACCTAAAAAAGCGAACCAGCCGGAAGGTCACGGTATTATGCCCGACTATGAAGTATGGCCTACTCTGGATGACTTTTTTGAACAGAAGGACACACAAATGGAATTTGTTCTTAAGCTGATTGCTAAATAA
- a CDS encoding winged helix-turn-helix transcriptional regulator, giving the protein MYERKIEKEYSCGIEITSEIIGGKWKPTLINLIHEGIIRPSDLQRAMPAASRRALNIQLNELQEHGIIEKKIYPVLPLKVEYSLTEFGTSLLPITLAMEEWGNKYREHFRKLLELKKETTNK; this is encoded by the coding sequence ATGTACGAGAGAAAAATAGAAAAAGAGTATTCCTGTGGTATAGAGATTACAAGCGAAATTATTGGCGGGAAATGGAAACCTACTTTGATCAATCTTATTCATGAAGGGATTATTAGACCAAGCGATCTGCAACGAGCCATGCCGGCTGCATCAAGACGTGCGCTCAATATTCAATTAAACGAACTTCAGGAACATGGTATTATAGAGAAAAAAATATACCCTGTTTTACCGCTTAAGGTAGAATACTCCCTTACAGAATTTGGAACCTCTTTGCTTCCAATAACCCTTGCCATGGAAGAATGGGGAAATAAATATCGCGAGCATTTTAGAAAACTTCTTGAACTAAAAAAAGAAACAACCAATAAATAG
- a CDS encoding MsnO8 family LLM class oxidoreductase, whose amino-acid sequence MIHLSILDYSPIDEKNNSREALIATTKLAQLADKLGFKRFWVSEHHGMQTLAGSNPEMLMMHLLANTQNIRIGSGGVMLQHYSAYKVAEGVKLMEALYPGRIDLGIGRAPGGDKITHSALNLGKTRISSYEQQVKDLKAYLSGQEEINSSFPGLVPSPVVTTVPQLWSLGAGGNGGLLAGREGMSYIFAHFINPGGTGLQATADYFSNFSPSVISSKPQNMVAIFAAIAETEEAAEELAKGFDHWMLMIESGRETPYYMNFDSIQEYPYTVEEKEMIRNNRRRIIVGNPDSAKQQIEQLAAAYQTDEVMILPQIFGKENRMKTLELLAEAFGLE is encoded by the coding sequence ATGATTCATTTAAGCATATTAGATTATTCTCCTATTGACGAGAAGAATAATTCAAGAGAAGCCTTAATTGCAACCACAAAACTGGCTCAACTTGCGGATAAATTAGGTTTCAAACGATTTTGGGTTTCTGAGCATCATGGAATGCAGACTTTAGCCGGAAGTAATCCCGAAATGTTAATGATGCACCTTTTAGCCAATACACAAAATATACGTATTGGGTCCGGAGGTGTGATGCTGCAACATTACAGTGCATACAAAGTAGCAGAAGGCGTAAAGCTTATGGAAGCTTTGTATCCCGGCAGGATTGATCTTGGTATAGGAAGAGCTCCCGGAGGAGATAAAATCACACACTCGGCACTAAACCTTGGAAAGACTAGAATTTCATCCTATGAACAGCAGGTTAAAGATTTAAAAGCTTATTTGAGCGGTCAGGAAGAAATAAATTCTTCGTTTCCGGGTTTAGTCCCATCACCTGTTGTCACTACCGTACCACAATTATGGTCACTGGGAGCAGGAGGTAATGGAGGATTACTCGCCGGTAGGGAAGGTATGTCTTATATATTCGCACATTTTATCAACCCTGGCGGAACTGGATTGCAGGCCACAGCAGATTATTTCTCCAATTTCAGTCCTTCGGTAATAAGCTCTAAACCTCAAAACATGGTAGCCATTTTTGCGGCAATTGCCGAAACAGAAGAAGCTGCCGAAGAGCTTGCTAAAGGATTTGATCATTGGATGTTAATGATAGAGTCAGGACGTGAAACTCCCTACTACATGAATTTTGACAGTATTCAGGAGTATCCTTATACAGTGGAAGAGAAAGAAATGATCAGGAACAACAGAAGAAGAATTATTGTTGGAAATCCGGATAGTGCAAAGCAACAAATCGAGCAGCTTGCCGCCGCATACCAAACCGACGAAGTAATGATATTGCCCCAGATTTTTGGTAAAGAAAACAGGATGAAAACCCTCGAATTACTGGCAGAGGCGTTCGGGTTGGAGTAA
- a CDS encoding tautomerase family protein codes for MPFIKIEITRESVTKEQKQILIKGVTNLITETLNKDPHLTHVVIQEVDLDNWGYAGEQGSVIRERALQKKEK; via the coding sequence ATGCCATTCATAAAAATTGAGATTACGCGAGAAAGCGTAACTAAAGAACAGAAACAAATCCTTATAAAAGGAGTAACCAATTTAATTACAGAAACCTTAAACAAAGATCCGCATTTGACCCATGTTGTAATTCAGGAAGTAGATCTCGATAATTGGGGATATGCCGGAGAACAAGGATCAGTAATAAGAGAAAGGGCTTTACAGAAAAAAGAAAAATAA
- a CDS encoding SDR family NAD(P)-dependent oxidoreductase, which yields MKKQTIVVTGAASGIGKGIAKYFLDRGDNVVINSLLPSTLEDTFQELGAGDNLAMVAGDVSDKQTGEQLVHAALEKFGSIDVLINNAGIFDSKPFLEVDEAYLDKFLNTNFKGTYFTTQAVIPQMLQQQDGVVINIGTPLVNHGFGGLPATAPISSKGAIHALTIQLAAEFGKQNIRVNTIAPGIIRTPMHGDNADQSAGLHLLNRVGEIDDIAEMAYTVAKSSFITGSIINVDGGKGAGRNLN from the coding sequence ATGAAAAAACAAACAATAGTAGTTACTGGTGCAGCATCAGGAATAGGAAAAGGAATTGCAAAATACTTTTTAGACAGAGGGGATAATGTGGTTATTAATTCATTGCTGCCAAGTACCCTTGAAGACACATTTCAGGAACTGGGAGCAGGGGACAATCTTGCAATGGTTGCTGGAGATGTAAGCGATAAACAAACAGGAGAACAGTTAGTACACGCAGCACTTGAAAAGTTTGGATCAATAGATGTATTGATTAACAATGCAGGGATTTTTGACAGCAAACCATTTCTAGAAGTAGATGAAGCCTATTTGGATAAATTTTTGAACACCAATTTTAAAGGGACTTATTTCACCACACAAGCCGTAATTCCTCAAATGTTGCAACAACAGGATGGGGTTGTAATTAATATTGGGACACCGCTGGTTAATCATGGTTTTGGAGGGTTGCCTGCTACTGCACCGATATCAAGCAAAGGAGCTATCCATGCCTTAACGATTCAGTTAGCGGCCGAATTTGGAAAACAAAACATTCGTGTCAATACCATCGCGCCCGGTATTATACGTACACCAATGCATGGAGATAACGCAGATCAAAGTGCCGGTTTACATCTGTTAAACCGTGTAGGTGAGATCGATGATATTGCAGAAATGGCGTATACGGTTGCAAAAAGCAGTTTTATTACAGGTTCAATTATCAATGTTGATGGAGGTAAAGGAGCCGGACGCAACTTAAACTAA
- a CDS encoding Crp/Fnr family transcriptional regulator translates to MYIEQIIETISTTYVTLTEECKDDLKRGAKVLTFDKETVLVKEGQFADKLYFIISGSARAYYTKNGRDITDWFAFEGDFVSAIDSFFRGGPTIYNIELLEPTTLLQISKETVLALSDKHHCFEKLGGIAVTKTMLKLRERVVSIQFESALQKYKSLLDTRPDIIQRVQLTHIASYIGVTLETLSRIRNPKYRI, encoded by the coding sequence ATGTACATTGAACAAATAATAGAAACTATAAGTACCACCTACGTTACGTTAACAGAGGAATGTAAAGACGATCTCAAAAGAGGGGCAAAAGTTTTGACGTTTGATAAAGAGACAGTGCTTGTAAAAGAAGGCCAGTTTGCCGATAAACTCTATTTTATAATTAGTGGAAGTGCAAGAGCCTATTATACTAAAAATGGCAGGGATATTACAGATTGGTTTGCATTTGAGGGTGATTTTGTAAGTGCCATTGATAGCTTTTTCCGAGGCGGTCCAACGATATACAATATCGAATTGCTTGAACCCACAACTTTGTTGCAAATTTCAAAAGAAACAGTATTGGCATTGAGCGATAAACATCATTGTTTTGAGAAATTAGGAGGAATTGCGGTAACCAAAACAATGCTTAAATTGCGGGAAAGAGTTGTTTCGATACAATTTGAGAGTGCTTTGCAGAAATATAAAAGTCTATTAGATACGCGCCCCGATATTATTCAACGCGTTCAGTTAACACACATTGCTTCCTATATTGGTGTGACGCTTGAAACTTTGAGCCGGATTCGCAACCCAAAATACCGAATTTGA